From a single Pseudomonadota bacterium genomic region:
- a CDS encoding gamma carbonic anhydrase family protein, whose translation MGRVTLGERVSVWPGAVLRGDINAITVGDGSNVQDNSVVHVADDHPVVIGCDVVVGHAACVHGATIGDGCLVGIGAIVLNGAVVGDESILASGCLVPEGAVLEGGHLYMGSPAKARRPLSPEERLGIRQMARKYTHVARGHRSSEEAVAQGSRLGRDAWVALERAMHDPSGEA comes from the coding sequence ATGGGGCGCGTCACGCTCGGAGAGCGGGTGAGCGTCTGGCCCGGCGCAGTGCTGCGCGGCGACATCAACGCCATCACGGTGGGTGACGGATCGAACGTTCAAGACAACAGCGTCGTGCACGTCGCCGACGACCACCCCGTCGTCATCGGTTGTGACGTGGTCGTGGGACACGCGGCCTGCGTCCACGGCGCCACCATCGGCGACGGCTGTCTCGTGGGCATCGGTGCCATCGTTCTCAACGGCGCGGTGGTGGGAGACGAGAGCATCCTCGCGTCCGGCTGTCTCGTGCCCGAGGGAGCCGTACTCGAAGGGGGACATCTCTACATGGGATCTCCCGCGAAGGCGCGTCGCCCGCTCTCTCCCGAAGAACGGCTTGGCATACGCCAGATGGCCCGCAAGTACACGCATGTGGCGCGAGGCCATCGCAGCAGTGAAGAGGCTGTGGCGCAAGGAAGCCGTCTGGGGAGAGATGCATGGGTGGCGCTCGAGCGCGCCATGCACGACCCATCTGGCGAAGCCTGA
- a CDS encoding HEXXH motif domain-containing protein: MGTDPILERDRALGTRCSGTSRVVGAPDGTGFAGGGERHQPVRMAHRPRARSRDIRAGTDLWPPECTRQLRRRGDRCVRIEWNRMAEPQDDLHDSRVVWDLVTTTTSPVRRVPHRRRLPQGAPTLFDGAVAIRYIADVPPGAPQNANGPLQHPNMEQAVEYVRRWPAAYQQFRMLMDTFHPMIDTRIPPERWNVQLGSNSHSDEDKFGTMYATVFDPIGTAEAMVHEMAHNKLRGLGIYVEAAQRLITNAPDQLFESPIRKDRMRPMTAVLHAQYSFIHVTQLDLKMLAVETDTRVRDGILSMLAWNVPRMELGYDEIRSSIRVDAMGQMFIDGFFAWSDRVIEEGNQALREMGVAKRPLERTPGIAPPPVMAD; the protein is encoded by the coding sequence ATGGGGACTGATCCGATCCTGGAACGAGATCGGGCTTTGGGCACTCGTTGCAGTGGGACTTCTCGTGTCGTCGGTGCCCCTGATGGGACTGGCTTCGCTGGCGGAGGAGAGCGGCATCAGCCTGTACGAATGGCTCACCGGCCACGTGCGAGATCTCGAGACATCCGTGCAGGCACGGATCTTTGGCCCCCCGAATGCACCAGACAGCTTCGAAGAAGAGGAGATCGATGCGTGAGAATCGAGTGGAACCGCATGGCCGAGCCGCAAGACGACCTGCACGACAGCCGCGTGGTCTGGGACCTCGTGACGACCACCACGTCTCCGGTTCGGCGCGTCCCCCATCGCCGTCGCCTTCCGCAAGGGGCGCCCACCCTCTTCGACGGCGCCGTAGCCATTCGCTACATCGCCGACGTCCCCCCCGGGGCCCCGCAGAATGCCAACGGTCCGCTGCAGCATCCGAACATGGAGCAGGCGGTGGAGTACGTGCGCCGGTGGCCCGCAGCCTACCAGCAGTTCCGCATGCTCATGGACACCTTTCACCCCATGATCGACACACGAATCCCCCCGGAGCGCTGGAACGTTCAGCTCGGCTCGAACTCCCACTCAGACGAAGACAAGTTCGGCACCATGTACGCCACCGTGTTCGATCCCATCGGCACCGCCGAGGCCATGGTGCACGAGATGGCGCACAACAAGCTGCGCGGGCTCGGCATCTACGTAGAGGCAGCCCAGCGCCTGATCACGAACGCGCCTGACCAGCTGTTCGAGAGCCCCATCCGCAAAGACCGCATGCGCCCCATGACGGCGGTGCTGCACGCGCAGTACTCGTTCATCCACGTGACCCAGCTCGACCTCAAGATGCTGGCGGTCGAGACCGACACGCGCGTTCGCGACGGAATCCTCAGCATGCTGGCGTGGAACGTGCCGCGCATGGAACTCGGGTACGATGAGATCCGTTCCTCGATACGGGTAGACGCCATGGGGCAGATGTTCATCGACGGATTCTTTGCCTGGTCAGATCGGGTGATCGAAGAAGGGAACCAGGCCCTTCGTGAGATGGGCGTGGCCAAGCGCCCCCTCGAGCGCACGCCGGGCATTGCGCCTCCCCCCGTGATGGCCGACTGA
- a CDS encoding MATE family efflux transporter, producing MRQVTAGSIPRAILSLSVPIILSDLLQTSYNVINSIWVGRLGVEALAALNASSFFVWLIQAQLMVVSIGTASVIADEVGAQRTDAIDRTATQALVFALCFSALLCLIGQAIHRPVLIAMGLEPGVVEQGSAYLRIIFLILPLMAVDQVMGAVYRGCGDTVTPTVVWSGVVLANLAFLPVLVGGWGGFVSPLGVAGAALSTALAMALGLFAYLALYARGRFPARLAWGSLRRLDDVREVVRIGLPTSFNASVFCLVYMGLTRVLGLFGTPAVAAVGIGHRVESICYLVSVSLATATVTLVGQSKGAGDLDRAARCAWGAVGFAVAFSFVWSLGMIFFSVPLAQLFSRDAQVLQAASAYIRIIGFAQMFASTEIVLEGAFSGAGDTLPPMLIGVPLTLVRVPAAWLVAAPLGLGVSGVWWVITVLAVIRAALMAAWFHRGDWRRARGGALLDVEHAA from the coding sequence ATCCGGCAAGTAACCGCGGGGTCGATACCTCGCGCGATCCTCTCGCTGTCTGTCCCGATCATTCTCTCTGATCTGCTGCAGACGTCGTACAACGTCATCAACAGCATCTGGGTGGGCAGGCTCGGTGTAGAGGCACTGGCCGCCCTCAACGCCTCGTCGTTCTTCGTGTGGCTGATTCAAGCCCAGCTCATGGTGGTCTCCATCGGAACAGCCTCTGTCATTGCAGATGAGGTCGGGGCACAGCGTACGGACGCGATCGATCGAACCGCAACGCAGGCGCTGGTGTTTGCCTTGTGCTTCTCGGCCCTGCTGTGCCTCATCGGGCAGGCGATTCACCGTCCCGTTCTGATTGCGATGGGTCTCGAGCCTGGGGTAGTGGAGCAGGGGAGTGCGTATCTTCGCATCATCTTCCTGATCCTGCCGCTCATGGCAGTGGACCAGGTCATGGGCGCGGTGTACCGCGGGTGTGGCGATACGGTGACGCCAACCGTGGTCTGGTCTGGCGTGGTTCTTGCAAACCTGGCCTTCCTGCCAGTTCTCGTGGGTGGATGGGGCGGCTTCGTCTCACCGCTCGGGGTTGCGGGTGCGGCCCTCAGCACCGCGCTTGCCATGGCGCTGGGATTGTTCGCCTACCTCGCCCTGTATGCACGAGGGCGTTTTCCGGCACGGCTTGCCTGGGGTTCGCTTAGGCGTCTCGATGACGTGCGTGAGGTCGTTCGCATCGGGCTGCCCACGTCGTTCAACGCCAGCGTCTTCTGCCTGGTCTACATGGGGCTCACCCGGGTGCTGGGGCTTTTCGGCACGCCCGCGGTGGCCGCCGTGGGCATCGGCCATCGCGTGGAATCGATCTGCTATCTCGTCTCGGTCTCCCTCGCCACGGCGACGGTGACGCTGGTCGGACAGAGCAAGGGAGCAGGCGATCTCGACCGCGCGGCACGATGCGCCTGGGGTGCCGTGGGGTTCGCGGTAGCCTTCTCATTCGTCTGGTCGCTCGGCATGATCTTCTTCAGCGTTCCGCTCGCGCAGCTCTTCAGCCGTGATGCGCAGGTGCTCCAAGCCGCCTCCGCCTACATCCGGATCATCGGATTCGCCCAGATGTTCGCTTCGACCGAGATCGTGCTCGAAGGCGCGTTCAGCGGTGCGGGCGATACGTTGCCGCCCATGCTCATCGGTGTGCCGCTCACCCTCGTTCGCGTTCCTGCGGCGTGGCTTGTCGCGGCGCCGCTGGGTCTGGGGGTGTCTGGGGTGTGGTGGGTCATCACGGTGCTGGCCGTGATTCGTGCCGCGCTCATGGCCGCCTGGTTCCACCGAGGCGACTGGCGACGGGCCCGCGGCGGCGCTCTTCTCGACGTCGAACACGCAGCGTGA
- a CDS encoding cytochrome C translates to MRLLLKIIGGLLLLAALGAGVAWFVLSSTYPKVGPAPVIDFSKGGKDRVAHGRYLAENVAFCITCHSTRDWTRQSGPVTPGTEGKGGDAFDRTYGVPGTVHASNITPAHLGSWSDSDVARAITCGVTADGKALFPIMPYLIYRHLAKSDVADIVMYLRTLKPLQNEIPARKLTFPMNLVVRMLPQPAELLDAPPTAKDGTAYGEYLTAMASCMPCHSQRVHGTFKAGLEYAGGVEFRVPGMSGVERSANITPDAETGIGKWTRAQFIARFKSMDPARHPPASVKPGEMSSVMPWTAYGGMTEDDLGAIYDYLQTLGPVKNAVQAYSPQ, encoded by the coding sequence GTGAGGCTTCTTCTCAAGATCATCGGTGGGCTGCTGCTGCTGGCAGCTCTGGGTGCGGGTGTCGCCTGGTTCGTTTTGAGCTCGACCTACCCGAAGGTGGGGCCGGCGCCTGTCATCGACTTCAGCAAGGGGGGAAAGGATCGTGTTGCCCACGGTCGCTATCTCGCCGAGAACGTGGCGTTTTGCATCACCTGTCACTCAACGCGTGACTGGACGCGTCAGTCGGGTCCGGTCACGCCGGGCACCGAGGGCAAGGGGGGCGATGCATTCGATCGAACGTATGGCGTCCCGGGAACGGTGCACGCCAGCAACATCACGCCTGCGCACCTGGGCAGCTGGAGTGACAGCGACGTTGCGCGGGCGATCACGTGCGGCGTGACCGCTGACGGGAAGGCGCTGTTTCCCATCATGCCCTATCTCATCTACCGACATCTGGCCAAGAGCGACGTCGCCGACATCGTGATGTACCTGCGCACCCTGAAACCCCTGCAGAATGAGATCCCGGCGCGCAAGCTCACCTTTCCCATGAACCTCGTTGTGCGCATGCTCCCTCAACCTGCTGAACTGCTGGATGCGCCTCCCACGGCGAAAGATGGCACCGCCTACGGTGAGTACCTGACCGCGATGGCCTCCTGCATGCCGTGTCATTCCCAGCGGGTTCACGGCACGTTCAAGGCCGGTCTGGAATATGCGGGCGGGGTGGAGTTCCGCGTGCCGGGCATGTCAGGCGTGGAGCGTTCCGCCAACATCACGCCGGACGCTGAGACGGGCATCGGCAAGTGGACACGCGCGCAGTTCATCGCACGGTTCAAGTCGATGGATCCCGCACGGCACCCGCCTGCGTCGGTCAAGCCCGGCGAGATGAGCTCGGTCATGCCGTGGACGGCCTATGGGGGCATGACCGAAGACGACCTCGGCGCCATCTACGACTACCTCCAGACCCTCGGCCCCGTCAAGAACGCCGTGCAGGCCTACAGTCCGCAGTAG
- the amrS gene encoding AmmeMemoRadiSam system radical SAM enzyme: protein MASSDAWSAFLSDGRIECTLCPRRCRLHDGQRAFCFVRRREGNAITLTTYGRSTGFCIDPIEKKPLAHFLPGTPVLSFGTAGCNLGCRFCQNWSTSKSRDVEAASATAAPEAIAETARRHGCRSVAFTYNDPVIWAEYAIDTAIACRALGVKTVAVTAGYISPEARPAFFSNIDAANVDLKAFSERFYHKLAFARLGPVLDTLRWIRHESDVWLEITTLLIPGENDSIDEVARMCDWLVSNLGPDVPLHLTAFHPDYRLTDRGPTPPSTLLRARNQALQAGLRYVYTGNMHDPASQSTMCPACKTVVIERDRYTLGRWNLEGSACSRCGTRVAGVFEAQPGTWGARRQPIRIGAGET, encoded by the coding sequence GTGGCTTCTTCTGACGCGTGGTCTGCCTTCCTCAGCGACGGCCGCATCGAATGCACTCTCTGCCCCCGCCGCTGCCGACTGCACGACGGGCAGCGGGCCTTCTGCTTCGTGCGCCGTCGCGAAGGCAACGCGATCACGCTGACCACCTACGGGCGCAGCACCGGCTTCTGCATCGACCCCATCGAGAAGAAGCCGCTGGCCCACTTCCTGCCGGGCACGCCCGTGCTCTCGTTCGGCACCGCGGGCTGCAACCTGGGCTGCCGCTTCTGCCAGAACTGGAGCACGAGCAAGTCGCGGGACGTGGAGGCCGCCAGTGCCACGGCGGCACCGGAAGCCATCGCCGAGACCGCGCGGCGACACGGGTGTCGCAGCGTGGCCTTCACCTACAACGACCCGGTGATCTGGGCAGAGTACGCCATCGACACCGCAATCGCGTGCCGTGCTCTCGGGGTGAAGACCGTGGCGGTGACCGCCGGATATATCAGCCCGGAAGCGCGTCCCGCGTTCTTCTCGAACATCGACGCGGCCAACGTCGACCTCAAGGCGTTCAGCGAGCGCTTCTACCACAAGCTCGCCTTCGCGCGTCTGGGGCCCGTGCTCGACACCTTGCGCTGGATCCGTCACGAATCAGATGTGTGGCTCGAGATCACCACCTTGCTCATCCCGGGCGAGAACGACAGCATCGACGAAGTTGCGCGCATGTGCGACTGGCTGGTCTCGAACCTCGGCCCCGACGTTCCCCTGCACCTCACCGCGTTCCACCCGGACTACCGTCTCACTGATCGAGGCCCCACACCGCCCTCGACGCTGCTGCGCGCTCGCAATCAGGCACTGCAGGCAGGGTTGCGGTATGTCTACACCGGAAACATGCACGACCCCGCGTCACAGAGCACCATGTGCCCCGCCTGCAAGACGGTGGTCATCGAACGCGACCGTTACACGCTGGGTCGGTGGAACCTCGAGGGAAGCGCGTGCAGCCGCTGTGGCACGCGCGTCGCGGGGGTCTTCGAAGCACAGCCCGGCACTTGGGGCGCGCGTCGTCAGCCGATTCGAATCGGCGCAGGAGAGACATGA